A single window of Zea mays cultivar B73 chromosome 10, Zm-B73-REFERENCE-NAM-5.0, whole genome shotgun sequence DNA harbors:
- the LOC103642277 gene encoding calmodulin-binding transcription activator 1: protein MKANVAADDPGAVLRVFRQVSVTGTFLVNKEHVESHRWSCMFGDVEVPAEVLTDGTLRCYAPAHQSGRVPFYVTCSNMVACSEVREFEYRDSEAHYMDTSRSQANGVNEMHLHICLEKLLTLGPDDHQMLAINSLMLDGKWSNQESSVKEVVSTARVQSLKKLVKEKLHQWLICKVNDDGKGPNVMCKEGQGVIHLVAALGYDWAIRPIIIAGVNVNFRDAHGWTALHWAASLGRYARTH, encoded by the exons ATGAAGGCGAACGTCGCGGCAGACGACCCCGGGGCCGTCCTCAGGGTGTTCCGGCAG GTTTCAGTTACTGGTACATTCTTGGTGAATAAAGAACATGTGGAAAGTCACAGGTGGTCATGTATGTTTGGGGATGTTGAAGTACCAGCTGAGGTTTTGACCGATGGCACGCTACGCTGCTATGCACCAGCACACCAATCAGGAAGAGTTCCATTTTATGTGACCTGTTCAAACATGGTGGCTTGTAGTGAAGTGCGAGAATTTGAGTATCGTGATTCTGAAGCTCATTACATGGATACTTCTCGTTCCCAAGCCAATGGTGTAAATGAAATGCATCTACACATTTGTCTTGAGAAGCTACTCACTTTGGGGCCAGATGACCATCAAATGCTTGCTATAAATTCCTTAATGCTTGATGGGAAATGGTCAAATCAAGAATCTTCTGTCAAGGAAGTAGTTTCCACTGCTAGGGTCCAAAGTTTAAAGAAACTGGTGAAAGAGAAGCTGCATCAATGGCTCATCTGCAAAGTAAACGATGATGGAAAGGGTCCCAATGTTATGTGCAAGGAAGGACAGGGTGTGATTCATTTAGTAGCAGCACTGGGTTATGATTGGGCTATAAGACCGATAATAATTGCTGGTGTCAATGTGAACTTCCgagatgctcatggatggactgcACTCCACTGGGCTGCGTCTTTGGGAAGGTATGCTCGCACACATTAA